The sequence below is a genomic window from Felis catus isolate Fca126 chromosome A2, F.catus_Fca126_mat1.0, whole genome shotgun sequence.
GGGCTCTTCCAGGCTGCCCAGTGGGATCTCGATGAGGCCAGGCCGGGCCGCGGGCTCCTCTGGAGGCGACCCCTCCGCCAGGAGGATAGAGGAACGGGTCTGCACGGGCACCTGGCTTGGCGAGAACTTGCGCAGGTGGGGGAGGCTGTCTACATCATGGGGAGGCGTGAGCACTCTCGTCAGGGGAGCCAGCCGCAGCTCCGCCGGCCGTGCGTGTTTCGGGCTTCGGGGTGTCGGGCTGGGGCCGGGCCCGGGGCTGCGCCGGGCAGCCGGGGCGCGCCGAGCAGGGCTGGGAGATGCGGCTTTGGGACCCACCGTGGGACCAGGGATGACCCacgcggcgggcggcggggccggCCCCGGGGCCTCGGGCGGAGCCAGGAGCCGCTGCTGCTGGTCCGTGAGCCTCTGCATGTCCCGCTGCAGCGAGCTCAGTGCGGCGCTTAACTTGCTGACCGCCCGGTTATAGTCCCCCAGCCCCTCGGGGGGCACTGGGCCCAGTTCGGGTGAGAAGGTCACTGCCTTGGGCCGCGGGGACGGCTCGCCCTGGCCCTCACCCGCCGGCCGCTCCCCACCGGGGACTGGGCCTGGCTCCGCCTCTGCCTCCGCTTCCCCTCCGGCCTCCCGAGGCTGCACCTGCAGGAAAGCGCTCTTGCCCAGTCGCTGGCGGTGCTTGGCAAAGATGGCCTCGATCCGTCGCTTCTGAGCCTCTATGGCCCGCCGTTTCTCCTCCAGCCGGGCTCCCAGCTCGCTCATCTCGGAGCTCAGGGCCTCTGGTGCCGCGGGGGTGGCCGTCGGGGACCCTGCCTCGGCCTCAGCCCTCACCAGCTGCTTCTTGCGTTCAGCAAAGCTGGTCATCTTCACTTCGGAGTTGTTGGCCGCTGGGGACGAAGCCGCCGCCTTCGGGGAGCCCTCGGATAGGGCCGACGGTTTCGACATCTCCGCCACCGTGCAGGGAGATGGTTTCAAGGGGGCCTCGGGGTGGGGCACGTAGGCGGGTGCTTTGGAGGCCCCCTCGAGTGGGTAGGAGGAAGCCAGCGGCAGTTTGGAGGGCCCCTCGGGGGAGTGGAGGTAGAAGCTGCCGTCGGCAGCCCCATCTGGGAGCAGCCGGGGCTCGGCACTGTGGATGATCTGCAGGGCCTCCTCGATGGTAGGCAGGTCGCCAGGCTCCGGGGCTGGCTGCACGGGGGTCCGGGCTGGCACAGGGCGCGGGGGGCCCAGGCTGTCTGAGCTGACCGAGCGGAGTAGGACGGGGTCTCCCATGACGACATCCACGTCGCTGTCCAGGCCAAAGGGGGTGCTGAACGACACTGCCTGGGAGAGGGGACGGCTGGGCGGCAGGAGGGAGGGGTCAGCCCCTGGGACAAGccccggccccacccctgcccagcctgCTCCACCGGCCAGGCCCCTGAGACGCACTCACCTGAGCTGACGGTTCCAGGCCTTGCCGAGGGCCTCCATGTGGGACATGGACGGGGAGGACTTCAGtgagcctggggaggggtggtAAGCGGTCATTCAGTGGCCACTACGGCGCTGGGCACCCTGGGTGGGGTCCGCCGGGGGGTGTCACTGATGGGCATTATGTGGACAGATAGCTGGGGGCCACTGTGGGGGTGAGTGTCACCACCGGGTCATTCAGGCGCCTGAGGGACCCAGTGGAAGGATCAGGAGGAGAGACAAAGTCAGCCGGGGGTAGTGGCTGCATAGGGGTCTCCAGTGACAAGCTGTACCCCTGCCCTCACCTGTGGATCCACGGAGTGGGGACTGGGAGCCGCCGGGTGACAGGAGCGGGTGGCGGAAATTGAAGACAGGAGAACTGCCAAGAGATGCACATCAGCCAAGggcccccccctgccccgcccctgctcacctCTCCCAGGAGCCGAGAACAGAGAGCATCCCCTAGCCCTGTCACAGGGCCATGGCCATGGAGACTCACCCAATGGGGAAACCATACCTGCAGCCACTGCTGTTCTGGGCGGAAGAGGCCTCCGTGGCCCGGGGGGAGGCCGctgcagcagagagaggagggtcagGCAGGGCCTGGCCTCCCTACCCCGCCCCACACCCCGGGCCAGGCCTCACCATGACCATCAGGAAGGTCCTTAGCCTGCACGAAATCAGGTTTCAGCACCTCAAAGCACATGAACATCTCGGCGAGCAGCACCACCAGGTTGATCTGGAGGCAGAAGGCAGGGTCAGCCACTGGGATCCACGGCCCCGGACGCCAGCCTCGGCCCACGAGGCCTCGAGACGGCCTTACCTTGAGGGGCGGTGGGACGTACAGCAGGTCCTCGAGGGACAGTGGGCAGCCACGAGGAAGGCGGGAGGCACAGAAATCCTGCACCAGCTGGAGGTTGTAGAGGCTGTCCGCCACAGACATGGGGTCCTTGAGGCACACCTCTGCGGGGACAGGATACCTGGGTCCCCAGCTCTATGCGGAGGACGGGGCCCTGGGGAAGCGAGGGCCCAGCAGGCCACACGCACAGAGGCTCTCCTACGGGCTGGGCCTCAGGCCAGGTGCCCTTTACAAAGCGGATACTACAACGGGCTGTTCCTCCGGCCTCTGCAACTATTCCCAGCTGCCGGGAGAACTCGTCCCCCAGGAACTCAAGTCAGAAAGCTTCTCCTAACTACCTCGCCCTCCCGCGGAGCACCTAACGTCCAGAATGTTTTTCTGGATGAAgttattgtctttctctcccGACCAGGATGTGAGCTGCCTGAGGTCAGGAGCATGTCCGTATTGTGCACCCTGGGTCTCCGGCACCTAAAACGGGATCTGGCACACAGCTCGCATTCTATAAACATCTGCTGCAGGCGTGAATTctatgaagcacagagaagtttaGACACTTgcgcaaggtcacacagctaacgaGGGGAGGGAATGTTCAAACGCAGGCCCGCCAGTTCTGAAAGCTGCACTCCTGATCACCGCAGCACTCTGGGGCGGATGCCTGGGTGTCGAGCTCCCACGGACAGGTGCGGCCCAGGCCCACTCACTCACCCTCGAGTCGCAAGAGCTGGGGACAATAGCAGTGGATCGTGGCGGCCAGCGCGGCCCCGCTCGCCAGATCCTGGAGGGTGGTCACGGTTGGAAAGCAGGGGGCGCGTCGGGCCACAGCTCGGTCCTTGCGGTATCGGATCTGTGGGTGGGAGCCGGGTTAGGTCAGAGGTCAGGCCGGCCCCCGGGGCAGCGGTCAtgcaggctgggtggggaggccTGGGGTTTCCGCCGTGAGGGGGCGTGAAGCTGGGGGTCCCGGAGCCAGAGTGGGGCCAGcctggagcaggggaagggcagcagCAAGAGGCAAAGGAACTGTCTGCGAGCAGCCAGGCCAGCAGCgagggctggggcaggactcctgggacCCCGGGGCGGGGGATACATTACCATGGGGGGTTTGCTCCCCGACTCCTTCAAACAGAAGGCAATTGCGTgctggggggagaggagcagcCGTCAGCGGGGCGGGAGGGGCGCTGACTTGCTGGGCCCCCAAGCACAcctccaggggaggggagagagagccctGACTCCTGTCACGAGCCCTGGCCGTCCAGCTCCCTGACTGCGCTCTGGCCGGCTTTGGGGACCCCAGCTCCTCCCAGCCTGGAGGGACCCCACACAGCCAGCCTCCCATGCAGGgaatcatccccccccccacaaaagacCCAGGCCCCAGCTCGGGGAGGGGGTGCGGAGGAAGcggggaggcagaaggagaggagccCCCAACCCAGGCCACAGAGTGGAAGGAGGGAGGCTCCAGAGTGAGCAGAGGCGGGACTCCGTCCACCCGAAGCCCCCACTGGCAGTGGCCACTCGCCCCTTGTGTTTCAGGGACGGACGCCCCCTCCCACCCAAGCCGGGCTTGTCCGCAGGGAAACTGGAGTCTTAGGAAGGTTCTTCTACCTTCTTCTGGGTCTGGGGGCCTTCCTCTTGGCTAAGGGGTCAGGATCCACGTGCCTGATGGGCTAGGGACCCCCTTCATGGGTGCCGGAAGTCTCCCGCCTCAGCAAAGATGAACGAGCCCAGAAGCTCTGCCCTCTTGATTACTGGGAGGAGAGGCTcattccctcccatcccccccacccccacccccgcctccccggTCAGGTAACTGGGGAGTGATCTGCCTTCTCAGTTAACACGCTTGTCTTCTCTTGGTCTACGGAGAGGTTCCCTCTGTCCCCTAGGGCCGGGGTCCCATATCCTCTGCTCACAGCTGGGAGGAGGTAGGAGAGGGAGCGGACAGGCAGGCAGAACAGACAAGACAGACCAAGCGACAAGCGAGGCAGGCAGACGGGGCGGAGGAACAGCCCCACTTACAGGAACCAGCTTCCAGTACCAGCGTGTGGGGCACTGAtgccagagaggcagaggggagagcagcGGGAGAGGCACAGGGGAGacggcagaaagagagacagagtcaccTCCAGCCCCCCCAGTGcagcccttcccctcccacccagccctccctccGACCGTCCTCGTGTCCGTCCATTCATCCGTCGCCCTAGTCTCACCGAGGGCTGTGCGGGGGCCACCCCATCTGCAGGGGCCGCGGGAGAGGCTCTCTGGGCAGCTTCCTGCTCAGTCTTCTCCTGCAACCGCCGGATGgtctggggagcagggagaggtcAGCACCGTGCTCCCTGGGCAAGGCCGGCCCCCAGCCCATGCCTGCCTGACCCCACCTACCGTGTCCACCCAGAAAAGGAGCTTGTGCTCCAAGCTGGCCAGGGCCAAGGGACCGGGCAGTGTCTTTGTCCACTCGAAGGCGAAGGCAACCATGAGGGCGTCAATGACAGCTAGGTGGGCTCCCTGTGCAGGGAAGGGCTCAAGAGTGAGACCACAGCGAGGGGTGGGGGTTCCCCTGGCCGCCTCTGAGGGAGAACCAGAGGAAGAACCTCgaggtgtgtggggaggggcctGAAGTAGGAGGGGCTTTGGGGATGAGCCAGGGTCAGTGGGTGGGGCTTCGGGGAAGGAGCCAGGACAGGGGTCCGGGAAGAACCACTCCTGGTGGGCCCTGTCCTCAAGGACCAGGGTGGCGTCTCTGGGGAGGAGCCAGGCCTGGTGGGAGGAGCCTGGGGGAGGAGCCGCGTCTGGTGGGCGGGGCCTgacgggccggggcggggcctaCCATGAGGATAGGCTGGTGCCTCAAGTCGGCCTCCTGCACGGGACGCTCCGGCAGCGCGGGCACCGTGCCCCTCCGCGCCAGCAGGGCCAGCAGCGCGGAGGGACTGGGGGGGGTCTCGAGCTGCGGCAGCACCTGGCGCCAGGCCCGGCAGTAGAGCTCGGCCGAGAGCAGCAGCCGTGTCACCGGGGGCTTCACGTGCTCCTGTGCGTACTGGTCGGTGTAGAAGGGCTCCCACAGCTCCGAGGGCACATGCTCTGCGGGGCGAGGGGGGTGACGGCGGGTCAGGGCCCAGGCATGCGTCGGAGGACGGCACGGGACGGGGAGGCTAGGGGACCCGGGCGCGGGTGTGCGGGAGCTCGCCACAGGAAGGGGCTCCAGGCAGAGGGGCAAAGGCCAGGAGGTGGGACAGGCagtgcctggggggtgggggaagggcagttcTGGAAGGGGAGAGGCCACCCGCGCAGGGGCTTGTTGGGAGGGCGGTGGTCTTGCAGGCCCTCCGAGGAGAACAACAACGAGACGACAAGATCCCTTAATCCACCTAACTCCCCGGGTGCCCTGCAGGCCTAGGAAGCAGCAGCCAGGGCACAAGTGGTAACtccagaaactgaggcacagagaacgaAAGCAACctgcctaaggccacacagctggccaGTGCCGGcactgggattcaaactcaggcctttagcagcaaccccccccccccccgcaccctcTGTCAGCTTGGAAGCGGGGGTGGGATGAACTGTGGAGTCGGGGGTCTGGCAGGCCGGCCAGGGAGCCGGAAAGCTGGCCGGACTGCAGACCTTCTGAGGGGGGTGAACGGTCAGAACCTGGCGACTGaagggaggaggcgggggagggacaaGGAGGCGTCCAGGGGCCCATCAGGTGTGAGTGGGAAGGTGGGGGTACAGGCGGTGAGGCCGCAAAAGCGGAGCGTGAGGGGCCGGGGCTCTGGAGAGAGGTGAGATCACCTTGCGGGGGCGGCCACAGACCCCCTGAGGACGTTGAATGAGacgggcagggcagggagaggcttgaggaagccccatgtggggggatgggggggcacggaaccccaagcaggatccatgggTGGGGAACAGAAAGACCAGAATAAGTCACCAGGACGATTCTCTGGGAGGGTCCAGGAGGAGGTGACTGAGGCCAGCCTAGGGGACCTGCCCTCGTGGGGGTCTTTCAGGGAGGCCCTAACTCTTATTCCAACCAGAACAGCTGTTTTGTCTACTGGGGTTCTATGTGTCTGAAATAACGGGAGGGGGCAGATTTCTACCGCTTAAAAACATCGGCACACAACACACCGGGCCTTTCTCACGCGCCTGTCTTCACAGCCAGGCTCCCCGGAGACCCCCCCTGCCCTCACCTGTAAGGACCCAGGCTTCCTTGCCTTCACTCCACCCCGCCCCCTGAAGTCACACTTGACCTTCCCACGTAACGCTCCACCCCTGTGGACAGCTGTGTGCACTCTCTGAACAGACTTCTCCTTCCACCCGACCCCCGCCCCAACCtgccctcccagctcccagcctccCCAAGGCCAGCAGCGGCCCTCCAACGCGCGGTTGTGGGCTGTATCTCGCCTGGGCGCTCTGCCCAGCACCTCCTTGTTCCAGAAACCTTCCTCCCCCGGCATCTCCCCGctttccatctttttctctgtcccGCCACTCAAGCCAGGCCTCTTCCCCTAGTGCCCCTTCAATGCCAGGTTCCTGACAGCTCGGTCGGAACAGCCCTGTAAGTGGACAcgtgcaccccccacccctgcctgccagCCCGCCCGCCCAGCGATAGCCTCCGTGGCCATCTGAGCACTGCCACCTGCTGCGGCCCAGGCCGTGTGTCCCACTGCCCTCTGGGCATCTCCCATGATGCTCGGTACCTTGCTCCAAACCTGCTCCTTCTCCCTCGGAGAGAAATGGAGGTAAGAAGTCGacatccctcctcccccctccttcccctccaacACCTAAGGTCCTCTGTTTTCATACTCTCCAGGCATCTCCCCAACCCACACCCTGTTCCCcgtctccccagcccctgctcatCTCCTGCTCCCACTGGCAAAATTAAACAAGTTTCTTTCCTGCAGGACTTGTCAGGGCCTTCGAGATGAAAACACGTGAGCTAGGGCTACCCAACAGCTCATGTTTACCAAGCGCTTCCTCTAGGCCTCTATACCGCAACCCGGCCGGCACTCGGGGGCGGATGATTCTTTGTGTCTCACAGGGGGCGGGGTAGGCTGTCCGGTGCGTCAGGATGGTCAGCAGAGTCCCTGGTCTCTAGTCACAGAACTCGAGTAACACCCTCCTTCCCAAGCAGTGACAACCAAAGAGGTCTCTAGACACTATCAAAGGTCTCCTGGAAGGCAAAACCACCCCCGGGGTTCAGAGCCACCGCTCTctactaaaaatgtttattgaccaCTTACCATCGGATAGTGCTGGCCGACAGAAATACAATTTGACCCGCATATgtagtttcaaattattttctaatgtttattcatttttaagagagagagagagaaacagagcgcgagcaggggaggggcggagagagagggagacacagaatccgaagcaggctccgggctccgagctgtcagcaactcaaactcatgagccacgagatcatgacctgagcccaagtcagacgctcaaccgacggagccacccaggcgccccaacccacaCATGTAGTTTTAAACTTTCTAGGAGCCACATTAAAAAGGTAGAaacggggggcacctgggtggctccgtcgatgaagcgatcgacttcggctcaggtcatcatgatctcacggttcgtggataagagccctgcatcgggctccgtgctaacagtgcaCGCAcggcccgcttgggattctctccctctccctctgcccctccccaactggcgctttctctctctcaaaaataaataaataaactaaaaaaaaaaaaaagaaatggataattaCCTTAGTATATATTTAACGCAATATATATCTGATACTATCATTTCAACAATCGACATAAAAACATTATTAGTGAggtatttcactttttttttttttttttgtattaagtcTTCGGAAGCCACTGTGTGTTTTTTACATTCATAGCACATCACGATGAACACCGGCCACCAGACCGGACCACACAGCTCTACGGCGCCTCTGACATACACGGCCACCTCGTATGCGTTCGCTCGTGTAATCCTCACGATGCTTATTCTTCtccccactgtacagatgagaaaaccaaggcccagagagctAACTCGCCCAGGATCGCACCGCTAATAAACATCCGAGCTGACGTGAACCCAGTTGCCCTATGGGTCAGAGTGACGTTCAGGCGTAAGGGACTTAGGTGGTGTCTCCCAAACTGGGTAGAGATGGCACCCTTTCTTATCTCTGAGCTTCGGTCCCACAGAGGCCACCTGCCGGCACTCATGCCCAGCCTCCTTACACCTGTGCCCCCAGGCTGCCAgaaccacctcccccccccccccccccccccccccgcccagccacCATTCCCCAGGGGGCAACTGCATAGCTGATCTCATTTTGTCAGTCCCCAAACCCAGTCCATAGCTCCCCGGTGCCCTCACATCCCCCTACCTCCCGGCCACAGTTCAAGAGGCCCCCTGTCCCGCCAGCCCCTCTCATctcccccctccctgggcccccaccccaccactggGCCCCGCACATTTTTCTCTGAGAACTCCCTGATGGGCCAACCCCCAGGCCTTTTCACATGTGGCCTCCCCCTGGCAAACTCCTATGCGTCCCTCAAGGTTCaaactttcccttccctcccctcccctcctcggcaGAGTTCGGGgctttcctcccccagccccactgctCGCCTCTACAACACAGACCTTATCACCCTAAGCAGCCGAGATCTGGTTTCGTgtcccatcccccattttcccaACTCCACCCCCATCGCTCTGTCCCGGCACCAGCCTGGCACCCAACAGGCATCGGTAAAAAGTCCCAGAGTTCGTGAATCAAGCAGAGCTCTGTGGCCCACTTCCCCCTCTGGGCCAGGCGTCCCACCTTCCTCAGCCCCCTCTGCTTAGAAAAGGTGGGTATGAGGCCGACTGAACGTGACCCTCACCCTGACCCTCACCCTCGGGGAGGAGATCGCACAGTGCAGGGAGCTGGGTCAGGGAGAACAGGACTGGGTGAGTCGGGGCATCTCCTCAGGAgacctccctttcctttctatGAAATGGGATGGCATTTTCTGCTCCatgataatattattaataacagTGCCACAACGGGTCACAGCAGCAGTGACAGCGAGTAGCTGTTTACCAGGCACTGTGCGCCAGAACCAACCTTGTGAGGAAGGTGCCGGGATCCCAGCCGCCCGAGCACTGCCCTGGCACTTAGTGGGTGCCCCACAGACATTTGCGAAACGGATAAATGAGTGAACATAAATGCCTTCTTACACACAGGGGAAACAGACGCTTAGAGAATTGACATAATTTCTCCATAACCCGGTGGAGCTGGGACTTAAGCCCAACTCTGATTCCCAAAGTCGAGCCTTCTAACCAAGGCCACATAACCCGGGACGGGAGAGGCTGGGGCAGACCCAGATCTCTGCCTACCAGCCCCCTTTCTTCCTCAAGCAGATCCTCAGGGAAAGGCAGGCCCCAGAGTGGACCCTGCATGGGAGGGTGTTGGGAGAAAGACACAGGCTTGGGCGGACCCAGGAGATGGGCAGCTGTCCCCGAGCCCCACACCCAGAACAGGTTGATCTGGGAAGGCcactgaaggggtggggggatgggctgtgCTCAGCAGGTGCCAAGACCAGTGGCCAGGCGGGTGGGAGAGCAGGCGTCCCCCTTAGGACGCCTGGGAAGGCCCAGACCTTAATTAACCCCGCCTGCCCCACAGCAGGCCCTGGCTCCCAGCTCTGGCCTGGGTGATGAGGTTGCCCTAGGGCCCTGACTTTGCCCACAGGCGCCCTTGAATCCCGGGGACCCACCCGCACCCTCCCCCTTGGGTTGGCCTGACTTCCCCACACACGTGGCCCTAGGGGAGGGCTGGAGGCTCTGCCCCGGGTGGGAGAAGGCCTTACAcctgcgcccccacccccgccgatCTCGGACAAGCCAATTCCCTTCTGGGCTCCCAGGCAAAATGGGGTAATAAGTCACAGCTGCCAGCCGCTGGCCGGGGCCATGGAGGCGAAAGAAGAGGCTCCCAGAGCTGCCCTCGCCGCCCGCAGCGCAGGGAGGGCTGACGCGGGGTGTGGGTTCGGCTGCGGGGCGGTAGGGGGGGGGTCCTCGGGGGTGCGTGATGTGGATgtgtaaagggggggggggtagggcgTGCAAGGCCCGCCCGGGAGACCCCGCCCCGCTCACCTGGACTCCCGGACGCCGGGGTCCCGGCGCGGATCTGGGCcgccggccccacccccaccgcgcTCCCGCAGCCGGGCGGGCAAAGTCCACCGCCCGGGCCGAGCAGGAAGCCCGGAGGCCCGGCGCGGCGGGGCCCGagcccgggccccccccccccacacccggCGGCCGGCGCTATTGTTCCCACGGCCCCGGCCTCCGCGGcccggcgccccgccccccgcacctGCCGCCCCTGCCACCCCCGGCCCGGTACCTGCGCCCCCGAACGCGGCCCGCAGCACCCACGCCAGGCTGGCCGCCGCCTTGGCCCGCGAGAAATCGTACTGGTCCAGCGACTTGATCTCGGGCACCAGGAAGGTCCTCCTCAGCGGCCCGGGCCCGGGGGGCGCCGCCTCCACCATGGCGGCGCCGGGGCTGCGGGAGCCGGCTCCGCGCTCGCTCGGGCTGGGCTGCGCCGCGCTCGCACCCGGGCcgggcccgccgccgccgccgccgccgccgccgagccaGGTGCGGCCGCTCGCGCTCGCGACGCAGCGTCGGCCCCGCCCCGGGGCGGAGCCCAGgtgcgccccgcccccggcccagACCCCGACCcggtcctccccgcccccctccggcTTCGCCTGGCCGCCTGCAGCGGGTGGGGCGGGCCCGGACTGCGGTGTTGGCGGGAGGCTGCGGAGgagtgcgtgtgcgtgtgcgtgtgcgcgcgtgcgctGGGGAGGACGAGGGACCCTCTGTTTGCGGATGTGTGTGCTGGGCCGAGCGTGTACGCTTGGATGTGAACGTGAGCGTCCGTGCGTGGCTGCACCTGTGTCCGATGGCGAGTTGGGAGCGTAGAGAGCGTGTGTGTTTGTAGCCGTGTGTGCGTCTCCGAACGCATTCGGGTGGTGAACGCGCGAATTTGAGGGTGTCTGCGTGTGCTCTCTGGGTGGGCGTGTGAcagcacctgtgtgtgtgtgtgtatgcgtgtgcgtCCGTGTTTTTCATGTGTGTGCAAGGATCGTATGGTGTAGGTGTCTGTGTCCAGAGGGTATAGTGGTGGCGAGTGTGCGTGTGCATTTGTGTTTTGTCAGTGGATTTGCGAGTGTACGTGTTTGTGAGCATCTAAGGATGTTTTGTATAAGGATGTGATCGGTGTCGATGAAGGAGCACGCGAGAGAAATTGAGAGCAGGTGTATTTATGCAGGAGTGTGTTTACTTATATCTATGGATGGGCTAATGGCAGTTACTGGGGACACTTGCAAATGTCTGAGCCCTTTTTGTGGacatttgtttaatatttgcttgtgtcagggtgcctgggtggctcagctggttaagctctgacttcggctcaggtcacgatctcatggttcgtgagttcaggccctgtgtcaggctctgtgctgacggctcggagcctggagcctgcttgggattctgtgtctccttctctctctgcccctcccctgctcgtgctctgtctctctctctctctctctctctctctctctctctctcaaaaataaatatttaacaatttttttaattgctgtgtattccattgtgtttttGTGTCAACACATCTGCCACGTGCCTCTCAGCTGTGTCTAATTGTGAACGTAGAATCGTGTGTTGTCTTCGCAGACCTGTATATCCACGGTGTGTATAACCGGGTGTGATCACATGTGTATAGTAAGTGCACATACGTATCTGGGTTTGTATGTTATCTTTTCACAGGAGTGTTGACATGTATGactttctgtgtgtttttgtgtgaagCTGGTATTTACGTTTGAAATTTGGGACGTTGGCACGGATCTGTGTGGAAGCATGAGTGTGTCAGAGTGTCCATGGGTATCTCTTTGCTGAATGCAAATTGAGTATCTGAGCTTCCCTCTTTGCGTGCAAGTACATGTGCGCCTGGTGGCAAATCGAAGACTGTAGTGTACATGTAGGTATGCACACGCAGTAAGTTaggtttttcacattttttaaaatttattattgagagaacatgaacgtgggaggggcagagagagggagagacacagaatccgaagcgggctccgggctctgagccgtcagcacagagcccgacgcggggctcgaacccacgaaccgcgagatcatgacctgagctgaagtcagacgc
It includes:
- the CAMSAP3 gene encoding calmodulin-regulated spectrin-associated protein 3 isoform X4, yielding MVEAAPPGPGPLRRTFLVPEIKSLDQYDFSRAKAAASLAWVLRAAFGGAEHVPSELWEPFYTDQYAQEHVKPPVTRLLLSAELYCRAWRQVLPQLETPPSPSALLALLARRGTVPALPERPVQEADLRHQPILMGAHLAVIDALMVAFAFEWTKTLPGPLALASLEHKLLFWVDTTIRRLQEKTEQEAAQRASPAAPADGVAPAQPSCPTRWYWKLVPHAIAFCLKESGSKPPMIRYRKDRAVARRAPCFPTVTTLQDLASGAALAATIHCYCPQLLRLEEVCLKDPMSVADSLYNLQLVQDFCASRLPRGCPLSLEDLLYVPPPLKINLVVLLAEMFMCFEVLKPDFVQAKDLPDGHAASPRATEASSAQNSSGCSSPVFNFRHPLLSPGGSQSPLRGSTGSLKSSPSMSHMEALGKAWNRQLSDVDVVMGDPVLLRSVSSDSLGPPRPVPARTPVQPAPEPGDLPTIEEALQIIHSAEPRLLPDGAADGSFYLHSPEGPSKLPLASSYPLEGASKAPAYVPHPEAPLKPSPCTVAEMSKPSALSEGSPKAAASSPAANNSEVKMTSFAERKKQLVRAEAEAGSPTATPAAPEALSSEMSELGARLEEKRRAIEAQKRRIEAIFAKHRQRLGKSAFLQVQPREAGGEAEAEAEPGPVPGGERPAGEGQGEPSPRPKAVTFSPELGPVPPEGLGDYNRAVSKLSAALSSLQRDMQRLTDQQQRLLAPPEAPGPAPPPAAWVIPGPTVGPKAASPSPARRAPAARRSPGPGPSPTPRSPKHARPAELRLAPLTRVLTPPHDVDSLPHLRKFSPSQVPVQTRSSILLAEGSPPEEPAARPGLIEIPLGSLEEPTAEDEGDGSPPGAEDSLEEEASSEGEPRAGLGFFYKDEDKPEDEMAQKRASLLERQQRRAEEARRRKQWQEAEKEQRREEAARLAQEEAAPGPPAPPAPAATPAPAARAPVEEEVGPRRGEFTRLEYERRAQLKLMDDLDKVLRPRAAGTGGPGRGGRRGPRPRSGCCDDSALARSPARGLLGSRLSKVYSQSTLSLSTVANEAPNNLGVKRPTSRAPSPSGLMSPSRLPGSRERDWENGSNASSPASVPEYTGPRLYKEPSAKSNKFIIHNALSHCCLAGKVNEPQKNRILEEIEKSKANHFLILFRDSSCQFRALYTLSGETEELTRLAGYGPRTVTPAMVEGIYKYNSDRKRFTQIPAKTMSMSVDAFTIQGHLWQSKKPTTPKKGSSTPK
- the CAMSAP3 gene encoding calmodulin-regulated spectrin-associated protein 3 isoform X2, translated to MVEAAPPGPGPLRRTFLVPEIKSLDQYDFSRAKAAASLAWVLRAAFGGAEHVPSELWEPFYTDQYAQEHVKPPVTRLLLSAELYCRAWRQVLPQLETPPSPSALLALLARRGTVPALPERPVQEADLRHQPILMGAHLAVIDALMVAFAFEWTKTLPGPLALASLEHKLLFWVDTTIRRLQEKTEQEAAQRASPAAPADGVAPAQPSHAIAFCLKESGSKPPMIRYRKDRAVARRAPCFPTVTTLQDLASGAALAATIHCYCPQLLRLEEVCLKDPMSVADSLYNLQLVQDFCASRLPRGCPLSLEDLLYVPPPLKINLVVLLAEMFMCFEVLKPDFVQAKDLPDGHAASPRATEASSAQNSSGCSSPVFNFRHPLLSPGGSQSPLRGSTGSLKSSPSMSHMEALGKAWNRQLSRPLSQAVSFSTPFGLDSDVDVVMGDPVLLRSVSSDSLGPPRPVPARTPVQPAPEPGDLPTIEEALQIIHSAEPRLLPDGAADGSFYLHSPEGPSKLPLASSYPLEGASKAPAYVPHPEAPLKPSPCTVAEMSKPSALSEGSPKAAASSPAANNSEVKMTSFAERKKQLVRAEAEAGSPTATPAAPEALSSEMSELGARLEEKRRAIEAQKRRIEAIFAKHRQRLGKSAFLQVQPREAGGEAEAEAEPGPVPGGERPAGEGQGEPSPRPKAVTFSPELGPVPPEGLGDYNRAVSKLSAALSSLQRDMQRLTDQQQRLLAPPEAPGPAPPPAAWVIPGPTVGPKAASPSPARRAPAARRSPGPGPSPTPRSPKHARPAELRLAPLTRVLTPPHDVDSLPHLRKFSPSQVPVQTRSSILLAEGSPPEEPAARPGLIEIPLGSLEEPTAEDEGDGSPPGAEDSLEEEASSEGEPRAGLGFFYKDEDKPEDEMAQKRASLLERQQRRAEEARRRKQWQEAEKEQRREEAARLAQEEAAPGPPAPPAPAATPAPAARAPVEEEVGPRRGEFTRLEYERRAQLKLMDDLDKVLRPRAAGTGGPGRGGRRGPRPRSGCCDDSALARSPARGLLGSRLSKVYSQSTLSLSTVANEAPNNLGVKRPTSRAPSPSGLMSPSRLPGSRERDWENGSNASSPASVPEYTGPRLYKEPSAKSNKFIIHNALSHCCLAGKVNEPQKNRILEEIEKSKANHFLILFRDSSCQFRALYTLSGETEELTRLAGYGPRTVTPAMVEGIYKYNSDRKRFTQIPAKTMSMSVDAFTIQGHLWQSKKPTTPKKGSSTPK